A window of the Methyloprofundus sp. genome harbors these coding sequences:
- a CDS encoding small subunit ribosomal protein S18, whose protein sequence is MARQMRRKKHYTFGAEGEENSIDYKNIELLGEFVTETGKIVPSRITGTTAKNQRQITTAIKRARYIALMPFCDAHD, encoded by the coding sequence ATGGCTCGTCAAATGAGACGTAAAAAGCACTATACTTTTGGTGCTGAAGGTGAAGAGAATTCAATCGATTATAAAAATATTGAATTGCTAGGTGAATTTGTAACAGAAACAGGCAAAATTGTACCAAGCCGTATTACGGGTACAACTGCAAAAAATCAAAGACAAATAACAACTGCTATTAAGCGTGCACGTTATATTGCTTTGATGCCTTTTTGTGATGCACACGACTAA
- a CDS encoding small subunit ribosomal protein S6 produces the protein MRHYEIVFLVHPDQSSQVPGMIDRYRATIEGASGTIHRLEDWGRRHLAYPIKKLQKAHYVLMNIECDQATLEELESNFRFNDAVLRRMTILMKEAVTTPSVIAREDSKVAESRAAEAKAAAEAEAAMAAKKAAAEASKEAATEDSK, from the coding sequence ATGCGACATTATGAAATTGTCTTTTTAGTTCATCCTGATCAAAGCTCACAAGTGCCTGGTATGATTGATCGTTACCGTGCCACTATTGAAGGAGCTTCAGGAACTATTCACCGTCTTGAAGACTGGGGGCGTAGACACTTAGCGTACCCAATCAAGAAACTTCAAAAAGCACATTATGTATTAATGAATATTGAATGTGACCAAGCGACTCTTGAAGAATTGGAAAGTAACTTCCGCTTCAATGATGCTGTATTGCGTCGTATGACTATTCTTATGAAAGAAGCAGTCACAACGCCTTCTGTCATTGCTAGAGAAGACTCTAAAGTAGCTGAAAGCAGAGCAGCAGAAGCAAAAGCAGCGGCAGAAGCAGAAGCGGCTATGGCAGCTAAAAAAGCAGCGGCAGAAGCTTCTAAAGAAGCGGCTACTGAAGATTCAAAATAA
- a CDS encoding putative protease, with product MKKIELLSPAGTLKNMRYAFAYGADAIYAGQPRYSLRVRNNDFLDENLAKGIAEAHALGKKFFLATNVIPHNTKVKTFIKDITPIVAMQPDALIMADPGLIMMAREQWPDMPIHLSVQANTVNFATVKFWQKMGVERIILSRELSLDEIAEIRQECPDMELEVFVHGALCIAYSGRCLLSGYFNHRDPNQGTCTNSCRWKYDTKPAHENAEGDLVLDGGSLSMDDLNTSSANCGGAERHPLADETYFLEEEGRPGELLPIMEDEHGTYIMNSKDLRAVEHIHRLVEIGVDSLKIEGRTKSHYYVARTAQVYKQAINDALAGKEFQPELIGVLENLANRGYTDGFYQRHHTHEHQNYLTGYSKSHQQQFCGEIRSYDTATGMAEILVKNKFSVGDKLEFIHPDGNHDIIVERMEDLHGHEMQEASGGGYEVKIPMPSFKNNLGLLSRYY from the coding sequence ATGAAAAAAATTGAGCTTTTATCGCCTGCCGGCACTTTAAAAAATATGCGTTATGCCTTTGCTTATGGTGCTGACGCTATTTATGCAGGCCAACCACGTTATAGCCTGCGCGTGCGCAATAATGATTTTCTTGATGAAAACCTTGCCAAAGGCATTGCAGAAGCACATGCACTGGGTAAAAAATTCTTCTTGGCAACCAATGTCATTCCACACAACACCAAAGTTAAAACTTTTATTAAAGACATTACGCCTATTGTTGCCATGCAACCCGATGCCCTGATTATGGCAGACCCAGGCTTAATTATGATGGCCAGAGAGCAATGGCCAGACATGCCTATACATCTCTCGGTACAAGCCAATACCGTTAACTTTGCCACAGTTAAATTTTGGCAAAAAATGGGGGTTGAACGCATTATTTTGTCACGTGAATTATCATTAGATGAAATAGCAGAAATTCGCCAAGAATGCCCCGATATGGAGTTAGAAGTATTTGTGCACGGCGCACTCTGCATTGCTTATTCAGGGCGCTGTTTATTATCAGGTTATTTTAACCATCGCGACCCAAATCAAGGTACTTGTACCAATTCTTGTCGCTGGAAGTACGACACTAAGCCCGCCCATGAAAATGCCGAAGGCGACTTGGTTCTGGACGGCGGTTCCTTATCAATGGATGACTTAAATACTAGCAGTGCCAACTGCGGCGGTGCTGAGCGGCATCCACTAGCAGATGAAACCTATTTCTTGGAAGAGGAAGGCCGTCCAGGTGAACTATTGCCTATCATGGAAGATGAGCACGGCACCTATATTATGAACTCTAAAGATTTACGTGCTGTTGAGCATATCCATCGCCTAGTAGAAATTGGCGTCGATAGCCTTAAAATTGAAGGCCGCACCAAATCACATTATTATGTTGCTCGTACTGCCCAAGTTTATAAACAAGCTATCAATGACGCATTAGCAGGCAAAGAGTTTCAACCTGAACTGATTGGTGTATTGGAAAATCTTGCTAACCGCGGTTATACCGATGGTTTTTATCAACGTCACCATACTCATGAGCATCAAAACTACCTAACGGGCTATTCAAAAAGTCATCAACAGCAGTTTTGTGGCGAAATTAGAAGCTATGATACTGCTACTGGCATGGCTGAAATTCTAGTTAAAAATAAATTTTCGGTGGGTGATAAACTTGAGTTTATACACCCCGATGGGAATCATGATATTATCGTGGAACGCATGGAGGACTTGCATGGACACGAAATGCAAGAAGCCTCTGGCGGTGGCTATGAAGTCAAAATCCCTATGCCCTCTTTTAAAAATAATTTGGGCTTATTATCACGATATTATTAA
- a CDS encoding regulator of ribonuclease activity A, translating to MTFTTTDLCDQHSTLANFQIADPIFQSFGRQQCFSGQISTAKVFEDNVIIRTALTQKVSNRILVIDGGGSHRCALLGDDLATIAYKNGWQGIIIYGCLRDSHAINQLPIGIRALHTHPLKSHKKGTGDLDCTISFAGIHFKPEHYLYADNDGIIVSENALI from the coding sequence ATGACTTTTACCACCACCGACCTCTGCGACCAGCACTCTACTTTAGCTAATTTCCAAATTGCAGACCCCATTTTTCAATCATTTGGCAGGCAACAATGTTTTTCCGGACAAATTAGCACGGCCAAGGTGTTTGAAGATAATGTCATCATCCGTACAGCCCTTACCCAGAAAGTAAGCAATCGAATTTTAGTCATTGACGGCGGTGGCTCACATCGCTGCGCACTACTCGGCGATGATTTAGCAACAATCGCCTATAAAAATGGCTGGCAAGGCATCATTATCTATGGATGTTTGCGTGATAGCCACGCCATTAATCAACTTCCTATTGGTATACGCGCCCTGCATACGCATCCTTTAAAAAGTCATAAAAAAGGTACAGGTGATCTTGACTGCACCATTAGTTTTGCCGGCATCCATTTTAAACCGGAGCATTACCTCTATGCAGATAATGACGGTATAATCGTTTCTGAAAACGCACTCATTTAA
- a CDS encoding 4-hydroxy-3-methylbut-2-en-1-yl diphosphate reductase, whose protein sequence is MKIQLANPRGFCAGVDRAIEIVDRAIEAFGAPIYVRHEVVHNRTVVEGLREKGAIFIEELSDVPEGSYLIFSAHGVSKKVQKEAVERKLTVFDATCPLVTKVHIQVAKHAKADREVFLIGHEGHPEVEGTMGQYEKCTENGAIYLVETPEDVKNIKVNNPENLAYVTQTTLSMTDTSVMVDALHEHFPHIQEQKKDDICYATQNRQDAVHDLAETADIILVVGSPNSSNSNRLREIAEQLGKPAHLIDTAADMHKDWFTDVNVVGVTAGASAPEVLVQAVIKQLQDWGGEPASEIKGIEEKVVFTLPKELKLHMDKR, encoded by the coding sequence ATGAAAATTCAACTTGCTAACCCTAGAGGTTTTTGTGCCGGTGTAGACCGTGCTATTGAAATTGTTGACCGAGCGATTGAAGCGTTTGGTGCCCCCATCTACGTACGCCATGAAGTCGTACATAACCGTACTGTCGTCGAAGGTTTGCGAGAAAAAGGTGCTATTTTTATTGAAGAACTCTCGGATGTTCCGGAAGGCTCTTACCTTATCTTTAGCGCCCATGGCGTTTCTAAAAAAGTACAAAAAGAAGCCGTAGAAAGAAAGCTTACCGTATTTGATGCGACCTGTCCGCTAGTCACTAAAGTCCACATTCAAGTGGCCAAACATGCTAAAGCCGACAGAGAAGTATTCCTGATCGGACATGAAGGCCACCCTGAAGTAGAGGGCACTATGGGCCAATATGAAAAATGCACCGAGAATGGCGCAATCTACTTGGTAGAAACACCAGAAGATGTTAAAAATATCAAGGTCAATAACCCAGAAAATCTTGCCTATGTCACACAAACAACGTTATCAATGACTGATACCAGTGTTATGGTAGATGCATTGCATGAACATTTCCCCCATATTCAAGAACAAAAGAAAGATGATATTTGCTATGCCACTCAAAACCGTCAAGATGCTGTGCATGATCTTGCCGAAACAGCTGATATTATCTTAGTGGTTGGCTCACCCAACAGCTCCAATTCAAACCGTCTCCGTGAAATTGCCGAACAACTAGGCAAGCCTGCACACCTTATTGATACTGCTGCTGATATGCACAAAGACTGGTTTACAGATGTTAATGTTGTCGGAGTCACTGCCGGTGCATCAGCTCCCGAAGTACTAGTACAAGCGGTTATTAAACAGCTACAAGACTGGGGCGGCGAGCCTGCAAGTGAAATTAAAGGCATTGAAGAAAAAGTCGTCTTTACTTTACCTAAGGAATTAAAACTACATATGGACAAGCGTTAA
- a CDS encoding translocation and assembly module TamA produces the protein MINAIFRIKLVALIFPVTWFIGLVLLQLSLSTALLAAPDITITGLSAEQEANVRAYLPLSRETCSSPRWKVTRLFEQSPKQVQQALHALGYYHPKIGKALEWEEECWSSAFSIEPGAAMLISLVDIQVLGAGSSEGFFSELLQKNSIKQGDIVNHGTYDDLKKRLQALANAKGYFDSHFELKQLIVDPDKNRAEIRLHLQTGRRYYISRLELDENALSVEFSSQYLTIKPNQAYDRDNIIKSHQQLDFAEYFQDIQLKFLKSQAINYHAPLQVKLRNLPQHVLSAGVGYDTDLGFRLSAGYKNRYLNDSGHKFIADLNLSLKKSNLLLEYIWPLSNPLKDRLSFFAGITYEDTDHVDSQKIDLGIKLSNKLYGQLIMAEQLNFVAERYRNAESDPFETRFLLVPGISLSNVRAAKDELYVNGYKYLFKLNGAHRKVGSGVSFIQAQLNIKFAYATLWGGRILVDNNFGATGVDIFADLPSSYRFYAGGDNSVRGYDYKSIGQRDENGEVIGGRYLVTTSLEYEQQIVGNWSLAAFIDAGDAFSKDIDMQVGVGVGLRWYSLVGPLRVDIAMPTEDWSDVHFHFSLSTAL, from the coding sequence ATGATCAATGCCATATTCAGGATTAAGTTAGTGGCCCTTATTTTTCCTGTTACCTGGTTTATTGGCTTGGTGTTATTGCAATTAAGTCTGTCTACAGCTCTGTTGGCTGCTCCTGATATAACCATAACTGGCTTGAGTGCTGAGCAGGAAGCAAATGTGCGTGCTTATTTGCCATTAAGTCGGGAAACTTGTAGCTCTCCTCGCTGGAAGGTCACCCGTCTATTCGAACAGTCCCCTAAGCAAGTGCAACAAGCATTGCATGCATTGGGTTATTATCACCCTAAAATTGGTAAAGCACTGGAGTGGGAGGAAGAGTGCTGGAGTAGTGCATTCAGTATAGAGCCAGGAGCGGCTATGCTTATTTCTTTAGTTGATATTCAAGTGTTGGGAGCTGGAAGTTCAGAAGGGTTTTTTAGCGAGTTATTGCAAAAAAATAGTATTAAGCAGGGGGATATAGTTAATCATGGTACTTATGATGACCTAAAAAAACGTCTACAAGCTCTTGCTAATGCTAAAGGCTATTTTGATAGTCATTTTGAGCTTAAGCAACTAATTGTCGATCCAGATAAAAATAGGGCTGAAATTCGTTTGCATTTACAAACAGGGCGCCGCTATTATATTAGCCGGCTTGAGCTGGATGAAAATGCTCTAAGTGTCGAGTTCAGTAGTCAATATTTAACCATTAAGCCTAATCAGGCTTATGATCGCGATAATATTATCAAATCACATCAGCAATTAGACTTTGCCGAGTATTTTCAAGATATTCAATTGAAATTTCTTAAAAGTCAGGCAATAAACTACCATGCGCCACTACAAGTCAAGCTCAGGAATTTGCCCCAGCACGTGCTGTCGGCGGGGGTGGGTTATGATACTGACTTGGGGTTTCGTTTAAGTGCGGGCTATAAGAATAGATACTTGAATGACTCCGGGCATAAATTTATTGCAGATTTGAACCTGTCATTAAAAAAATCAAATCTATTGTTGGAATATATTTGGCCGCTTAGTAATCCACTAAAGGATCGTTTGTCATTTTTTGCCGGCATAACTTATGAAGATACCGATCATGTCGATAGTCAGAAAATTGATTTGGGGATTAAACTATCTAATAAGCTCTATGGTCAGTTAATCATGGCAGAGCAATTAAACTTTGTGGCGGAGCGGTATCGAAATGCTGAGAGTGACCCTTTTGAAACAAGATTTTTATTGGTGCCTGGTATTAGTTTATCTAATGTGAGAGCGGCCAAAGATGAGCTGTATGTAAATGGTTATAAATATTTGTTTAAGCTGAATGGCGCACACCGTAAGGTAGGTTCGGGAGTCAGCTTTATACAAGCACAGCTCAATATTAAGTTTGCCTATGCAACTTTGTGGGGTGGGCGTATTTTGGTTGATAATAACTTTGGGGCGACTGGGGTCGATATTTTTGCCGACTTACCGAGTAGTTATCGGTTTTATGCTGGTGGGGATAATAGTGTGCGTGGCTATGATTACAAAAGTATTGGTCAGCGTGATGAAAATGGGGAAGTAATTGGTGGGCGTTATCTAGTGACGACTAGCTTAGAGTATGAGCAACAAATTGTTGGTAATTGGAGCTTAGCGGCATTTATCGATGCAGGTGATGCTTTTTCAAAAGATATTGATATGCAAGTGGGAGTAGGGGTTGGCTTGCGCTGGTATTCATTGGTAGGGCCATTACGTGTCGATATTGCCATGCCTACTGAAGACTGGTCAGACGTACATTTTCATTTTAGTTTGAGTACGGCTTTGTAA